GAGATTCATCAATGCCAGAGTCCCAGTCTGTTACATATATGCagataaaactaaaaatgttCTTCTGTGTGCCCTGGCAGTTTAAGTGAAACACTTGTCAAACTAATGGACCACATCACCTGCTGTTATCAGTGATGTAGGTAAAGGCCATAATTAGGTGTCAGTCTGCATATTAAATTAGAATTCCATAAAACATGGCCCCATGAACTGGCATACAGTGTTAATGGAGTAGCTCACAGACTACTACTGACTTTATGATTCAGGACTGGGTTGTGACAgtttctcagacacatgtgGCACCATGGGTCACAGAAGAGCCAGGAGctatggggaaaaaaataaaccagTGTGTCAATATGGGAACTTACCATAAAGGTTACCTAGGGCAAGGCCAACATCGGCTTGAGTGAAACCCAGAGTAATGCGTTTGTGTTTCAGCTCCTTGGCGAACTGCTCCAGTTCTTCGGTGGAAAGGTTCTCCTgttgaacagagaaaacatttgaGATGGAAACTGAACTGGGACAGAGTCCCTACACGTTGCTATGGCTCTAGCAAAGGGAAGTTGGTCGTAATTGGAGACCTGCTTCACTGGCCTTACCTCCTCGGAGTCGCTGCACCCGCCGCTGGAGGACCCGCTGCTCCGCGTGGAGGAGGCCGGGTTCTGCGTCTGAGGCCCGGTGGCCGCCTGAGTTGAGTTGACGCTGAAAAACGCGTTCCCTGAAAGCCCGTTACTTGGGGGTGAAGGGGACATAGACGGTGAAGATGCAGATGATGTTGAGGGGTTTTGATTATTGCTGCCGGGCGGTGTGATGTGGGTGATCCCTGGCCAGAAGGAAGTGTTCCAGGCCGTGGAGTAGAGGACTCCATGGGGCATGGCTGCGGAGGCCGGAGGTGTTGGGTACTGCTGAACCTTGATCTCCGTTGAGAAGTCATCGCCAGTGTCCTTCTCAGTCTTTATTTCGGGCAGCTTGATTTGCTCCCGGGTCTCGGCTATGGGGGGACTCAGGTTTATAGGCTGGGTAGCTGCTATTACGCCGGGTACCTGGCCGGTGTACTCGGGCGCAGCGAAGGGATACCAGTGCTTGGGTTGCCCAAACTCTCCAGCCTGCAGGTCGGATCCCCTGTAGTCGCTGGCGACGGGTGGGAAAGGGAAAAAGGTCTGCGCAGATGCCGGCGTGATGCCTGTGTAAGCGGTTTTGTTGTAGAAGAGGCTCGGGTCTGGCAGGACGCCGTGAGGAAGCTGAAATGACGCTGCGCCACCCAAACTTTCCTGACCCAAAATCTGGGTACAGGGGTTGGTGCGGCTGAAGTCATAGGGCCGGCTTTGGCACTCCGGTCTCTGCGACCTTTCAGACATATTTTCCAAACGGTGCGAGAGCCTGTCTAACAAGCGCGCGTCCAAAAattgaaaagtgaaaaagaaaaagagaaagttaGCTAGAACTGATCATAAACTTACTAATCCGTTTCACGTTTACGCACAAGTCaaggagggatgagagaggaagCTCTCCGAGAAAACCCCAGCACCTGTCCAAAAAAAGTC
The Chelmon rostratus isolate fCheRos1 chromosome 19, fCheRos1.pri, whole genome shotgun sequence DNA segment above includes these coding regions:
- the pou5f3 gene encoding POU domain, class 5, transcription factor 1; this translates as MSERSQRPECQSRPYDFSRTNPCTQILGQESLGGAASFQLPHGVLPDPSLFYNKTAYTGITPASAQTFFPFPPVASDYRGSDLQAGEFGQPKHWYPFAAPEYTGQVPGVIAATQPINLSPPIAETREQIKLPEIKTEKDTGDDFSTEIKVQQYPTPPASAAMPHGVLYSTAWNTSFWPGITHITPPGSNNQNPSTSSASSPSMSPSPPSNGLSGNAFFSVNSTQAATGPQTQNPASSTRSSGSSSGGCSDSEEENLSTEELEQFAKELKHKRITLGFTQADVGLALGNLYGKMFSQTTICRFEALQLSFKNMCKLKPLLQRWLNEAETSENPQDMYKIERVFVDTRKRKRRTSLEGAVRSALESYFIKCPKPNTQEITHISDDLGLERDVVRVWFCNRRQKGKRLALPLDEECDGQYYEQSHSPLNMAPSPIPSQGYPASSYTGAPPPTLYMPQLHRADVLKQALNPGLVSHLTG